In Hoplias malabaricus isolate fHopMal1 chromosome 6, fHopMal1.hap1, whole genome shotgun sequence, a single window of DNA contains:
- the angptl8 gene encoding angiopoietin-like protein 8 isoform X2 — MWSILCICVCVRAYGVSSSPLRPQRETQLAKADEVNVLMYGVLQLSESLHHMYQSTEAKLARVAREIKNTESVVQHLGQDMEEAARVEGQIKEGLSFIQAQTAALQAQGQQTMGLVNSVGQEDAELKQKLNNMEEQLSISNPASISALKETTQKHNTILKDLKSWTLQQIRQLERQTQQLAKLQKRTNIVS; from the exons ATGTGGTCTATTCTGTGCATTTGCGTTTGTGTACGGGCATATGGCGTGTCCTCCTCTCCTCTGAGGCCACAGCGTGAGACCCAGCTGGCCAAGGCAGACGAGGTGAATGTGCTGATGTACGGCGTGCTGCAGTTAAGTGAGTCGCTGCACCACATGTATCAGAGTACTGAAGCTAAGCTTGCCAGGGTTGCCCGAGAAATCAAGAACACAGAGAGTGTGGTGCAACACCTGGGACAGGACATGGAAGAGGCAGCTCGAGTTGAGGGCCAGATTAAAGAGGGGCTCAGCTTTATCCAG GCTCAGACGGCAGCGCTGCAAGCCCAAGGTCAGCAGACAATGGGACTGGTCAACAGCGTAGGGCAGGAAGATGCAGAGCTAAAGCAAAAGCTGAACAACATGGAGGAACAACTCAGTATCTCCAATCCTGCCAGCATCAGCGCACTAAAG GAAACGACCCAGAAGCACAACACCATTTTAAAGGACTTGAAGAGCTGGACATTGCAACAGATAAGGCAACTAGAAAGGCAGACTCAGCAGCTGGCAAAGCTACAGAAACGAACAAAC ATTGTGTCGTAA
- the angptl8 gene encoding angiopoietin-like protein 8 isoform X1, producing MWSILCICVCVRAYGVSSSPLRPQRETQLAKADEVNVLMYGVLQLSESLHHMYQSTEAKLARVAREIKNTESVVQHLGQDMEEAARVEGQIKEGLSFIQAQTAALQAQGQQTMGLVNSVGQEDAELKQKLNNMEEQLSISNPASISALKETTQKHNTILKDLKSWTLQQIRQLERQTQQLAKLQKRTNVSTLPL from the exons ATGTGGTCTATTCTGTGCATTTGCGTTTGTGTACGGGCATATGGCGTGTCCTCCTCTCCTCTGAGGCCACAGCGTGAGACCCAGCTGGCCAAGGCAGACGAGGTGAATGTGCTGATGTACGGCGTGCTGCAGTTAAGTGAGTCGCTGCACCACATGTATCAGAGTACTGAAGCTAAGCTTGCCAGGGTTGCCCGAGAAATCAAGAACACAGAGAGTGTGGTGCAACACCTGGGACAGGACATGGAAGAGGCAGCTCGAGTTGAGGGCCAGATTAAAGAGGGGCTCAGCTTTATCCAG GCTCAGACGGCAGCGCTGCAAGCCCAAGGTCAGCAGACAATGGGACTGGTCAACAGCGTAGGGCAGGAAGATGCAGAGCTAAAGCAAAAGCTGAACAACATGGAGGAACAACTCAGTATCTCCAATCCTGCCAGCATCAGCGCACTAAAG GAAACGACCCAGAAGCACAACACCATTTTAAAGGACTTGAAGAGCTGGACATTGCAACAGATAAGGCAACTAGAAAGGCAGACTCAGCAGCTGGCAAAGCTACAGAAACGAACAAACGTGAGTACGCTTCCATTATAA